In Triticum urartu cultivar G1812 chromosome 6, Tu2.1, whole genome shotgun sequence, the following proteins share a genomic window:
- the LOC125517133 gene encoding disease resistance protein RGA5-like: MEAAVVSVSHGAIGSLLGKLGDLLAGEYKLLKEAKGEIMFLKAELESMRVFLERTSDAEEEEADKQEKCWAEEVRDLSYDIEDNADDFMLRVECESNSKPHGFKGFIERSRFIERSMNLLTTINTRHKIGKEFQGLKRRIMEVSERRMRYKLDSTASKPNSTAIDIRLLALYVDAAGLVGINEPRDELIKVMLDQDGVCAQQLKVLSVVGFGGLGKTTLANEIYCKLEGQFQCQAFVSVSQKPNIRKILRNILSQAGYVVLDQTNMESWDEDQLIRTLRRFLADKRYFIVIDDIWDATTWSIVRCALPENSNGSRVITTTRIETVATACCSNSYDYLYKMKLLSNEESRKLFLRRVFGSEDGCPTYLEDVWAEILKRCGGLPLAIISISSLLASQPKMLKGQWEDILNSLSSNFEVHPTLEGTRKILNLSYTNLPHYLKTCMLYLGIYPEGYTINKNDLVRQWLAQGFISISHVREPEAVAEGYFNELVNRSIVQPVDTDHNDEVLYCKVHDMMLDLIMHKCREENFITAVEDLQALIGLQGNVRRLSLYLDDVIDGATLGTARLSQVRALARFGISTYTPPLSEFKHLRVLTLEFPTKRVTLDLTGMCHLFQLRYLKVVAAYGEIVLPRKIRRLEQLETLELRTYEYSMVQVPSDIVHLRRLLHLIVPIGISLPSRIGSMKSLRTLRGFDLGMNSVENIRDLRDLTNLKDLEICRVYRKQLDEAEATKLINILRFSLEKLCNLRYLCMESYLPSACSDALGSLSASPRLLRRLHLRGCMLSRVPKWIQELHNLYDLALGVKEVLDDDVGIIAQLHSLIHLNVYIFGTPKERVTICGTGFLALKHFEVTCRWTSYLTFAAGAMPRLQRLEVAFNARGWEQHGAAFGGVEHLSGLKEVSVRIGGYGAEESSARDAQSVLRDAIGMHPSCPAANIKCLENMNFTFDD; the protein is encoded by the exons ATGGAAGCCGCGGTGGTGAGCGTGTCACACGGAGCCATAGGCTCCCTTCTTGGGAAGCTCGGCGATTTGCTCGCCGGCGAATACAAGCTGCTCAAAGAAGCAAAGGGCGAGATCATGTTCCTTAAAGCCGAGCTCGAGAGCATGCGTGTGTTCCTAGAGAGGACGTCGGacgcggaggaggaggaggctgacaAACAAGAAAAGTGCTGGGCTGAGGAGGTTCGTGACCTGTCTTACGACATCGAGGACAATGCCGACGACTTCATGCTCCGGGTGGAATGCGAGTCAAATAGCAAGCCACATGGCTTCAAGGGGTTCATTGAAAGGAGCAGGTTCATTGAAAGGAGCATGAACTTGCTGACGACAATCAACACTCGGCATAAGATCGGCAAGGAGTTTCAAGGTCTGAAGAGACGTATCATGGAGGTGAGCGAGAGGCGCATGAGATACAAGCTTGACAGCACTGCCTCAAAGCCAAACAGCACGGCCATAGATATACGCCTGTTGGCGCTCTATGTGGACGCAGCGGGCCTCGTCGGTATCAATGAACCGAGGGACGAACTGATTAAGGTGATGCTGGACCAAGATGGTGTTTGTGCACAGCAGCTGAAGGTGCTCTCTGTTGTGGGATTTGGAGGCCTTGGTAAGACCACACTTGCAAATGAGATTTATTGCAAACTAGAGGGGCAGTTTCAGTGCCAGGCTTTTGTTTCTGTGTCCCAAAAACCTAATATAAGGAAGATTCTTAGAAACATACTCTCTCAAGCTGGCTATGTGGTCCTGGATCAAACTAATATGGAATCATGGGATGAGGATCAGCTGATCAGGACACTTCGAAGATTTCTTGCAGACAAGAG GTACTTTATTGTAATCGACGACATATGGGATGCAACCACGTGGAGTATTGTTAGATGTGCTCTGCCAGAAAACAGCAATGGCAGCAGAGTAATAACAACTACACGAATCGAGACCGTGGCTACAGCGTGCTGCTCCAATAGCTATGATTATCTTTATAAGATGAAATTACTTAGCAATGAAGAGTCAAGAAAGTTATTTCTCAGAAGAGTTTTTGGTTCAGAGGATGGTTGTCCTACGTATTTGGAAGACGTTTGGGCTGAAATTCTAAAAAGATGTGGTGGCTTGCCACTCGCAATTATCAGTATATCCAGCCTATTAGCTAGTCAACCAAAGATGCTGAAGGGGCAATGGGAGGATATATTGAATTCTTTGAGCTCCAACTTTGAAGTGCATCCCACCTTGGAAGGAACGAGAAAAATACTAAACCT Atc CTACACAAATCTTCCTCATTATTTGAAGACATGTATGCTGTATTTGGGTATATATCCAGAGGGTTATACAATCAACAAGAATGATTTGGTCAGGCAATGGTTAGCCCAGGGTTTTATAAGTATATCACACGTGCGGGAACCAGAGGCTGTTGCAGAGGGCTATTTCAATGAACTTGTCAACAGGAGCATTGTTCAACCGGTAGATACAGATCATAATGATGAGGTGTTGTATTGCAAAGTGCATGATATGATGCTTGATCTTATTATGCACAAGTGCAGAGAAGAGAATTTTATCACTGCAGTAGAAGACTTACAAGCCTTGATTGGACTGCAAGGCAATGTTCGCCGACTCTCCCTCTACTTGGATGATGTAATAGATGGCGCTACATTGGGAACTGCCAGGCTCTCACAAGTAAGAGCGCTAGCAAGATTTGGCATCTCCACATACACACCTCCTCTATCAGAGTTCAAGCATCTCCGAGTTTTAACTCTTGAATTTCCAACTAAGCGTGTGACACTTGACCTCACAGGAATGTGTCATTTGTTCCAGTTGAGGTATCTAAAAGTTGTAGCAGCTTATGGTGAAATAGTGCTACCAAGGAAAATTCGGAGACTGGAGCAATTAGAGACGCTGGAATTAAGAACTTACGAATATAGCATGGTTCAAGTTCCGTCAGATATTGTTCATCTGCGCCGGTTATTGCACCTGATCGTTCCTATTGGGATAAGTTTGCCCTCTAGGATCGGCAGCATGAAATCCCTACGGACACTGCGAGGCTTCGACTTGGGCATGAACTCGGTAGAAAACATCAGAGACCTCAGAGATCTGACCAATCTGAAGGATCTTGAAATATGCCGTGTCTACCGGAAGCAGTTGGATGAAGCAGAAGCAACAAAACTTATAAATATTCTGAGATTCTCCCTAGAAAAACTTTGCAACCTCAGATACCTGTGTATGGAATCTTATCTCCCCAGCGCATGCTCGGATGCATTGGGTTCACTATCCGCTTCTCCCCGCCTTCTTCGCAGGCTCCATTTACGGGGTTGCATGTTATCGAGGGTTCCCAAGTGGATTCAGGAGCTCCATAACCTCTATGACCTTGCACTAGGGGTTAAGGAGGTGTTGGATGATGATGTTGGAATCATTGCACAGTTGCACTCCCTCATCCACCTGAACGTGTACATCTTTGGAACTCCTAAAGAGAGGGTCACCATCTGCGGAACAGGATTCCTTGCTCTCAAGCATTTCGAAGTCACCTGCCGTTGGACATCATACCTGACGTTTGCGGCAGGGGCAATGCCCAGGCTCCAGAGGCTCGAGGTCGCATTCAACGCGCGCGGATGGGAGCAGCACGGTGCTGCTTTTGGCGGCGTCG
- the LOC125515720 gene encoding zinc finger BED domain-containing protein RICESLEEPER 2-like: MPCFLTTPTATGSTATGGATSPHHSRRRRTRLPWFLAERDEHEQMSIVATMDKEKGKANGKEKEIERTLDSIMKSKVPVSGMQKGNGKGNATATTRLPRKLANDCSNTPIAELLYRVKKKPPPRRLPDPTGAGVRAAITAACSSANYYEREATSSQAMEHDKQAEEDHEEVEEDEEEDKEEQDTLFEVPPGAGDKSDSDGFVDSEEEAFEGDDMSEDGLGLGPTPQEQETVLLSSSEDEARKVQRKSAKKRKGQAPSRLRSAVWTFFHKVEVPSKEGLMELKAQCNYCDNQYAYVQGGSTSSMGRHMDTCKNYKDKVNRDLIQATLFFRKTNGTTSGPAVQFIEYDKDLIKEVMAKMICVHEYSFRMVEHKWFNILMKCLNPNYQPIGRKAIKVECMRVFKKERELLQVSLKDVDFISLTTDLWTSNQTISYMCVVAHFIDKDWKMQTRVLSFIDLDPPHSGHVISDAIYECVTEWKIEKKMISITLDNASNNDVAVRGLKAKFAVRRGTDFEAKYFHVRCCAHIINLVVQDGTTIMAPLIENLRETVKYFKKSPSRLHKFVETCKILGVEVGNHLHLDCVTRWSSTYQMLDTACPYREALSSYAASNANYQWEPKKEEWDKFEVIKPLLLSLSRVTTAFSGQLYPTSNIFYPHIVSIKIALRKAMAHDDECYKKMGDAMMDKFDKYWDEPNNVMVLATILDPRYKMRYVEWCYHQMYDVGKANTEKNIVRGELDTLYEKFVAKNKKAEERASGSSAKKNCNTSTSMPLMDCEFQSFLSATSSTPSKSELRNYLDDLNEAMDPMFNLLDWWRVNALRYPVLAMMAKRFLTVPATSVSSESTFSTGGRVLDDYRSSLKPEMVEALVCGASYIKGSHKDFNVVERDEDEEDDVENIKLPKIVDVGDNNN, from the exons ATGCCCTGTTTCCTCACCACTCCGACAGCAACAGGCTCGACGGCAACGGGCGGCGCCACCTCTCCTCACCACAGCAGACGCAGACGGACGCGCCTCCCCTGGTTTCTCGCCGAACGTGACGAGCACGAGCAG ATGTCTATCGTCGCAACAATGGACAAGGAAAAGGGGAAGGCGAATGGGAAAGAGAAGGAGATAGAGAGGACCTTGGACTCCATTATGAAGAGCAAGGTGCCGGTCTCGGGGATGCAGAAGGGGAATGGGAAGGGCAATGCAACAGCTACTACGCGGCTGCCGAGGAAGCTCGCAAATGATTGCAGCAATACCCCAATCGCTGAGTTGTTGTATAGGGTAAAAAAGAAACCTCCGCCTCGACGTCTCCCTGACCCCACCGGCGCTGGTGTGCGTGCCGCAATCACCGCTGCCTGCAGCTCCGCAAACTACTACGAGAGGGAGGCTACATCTTCCCAG GCAATGGAGCATGATAAGCAAGCGGAGGAGGATCATGAAGAGGTGgaagaggatgaggaggaggacaAGGAAGAGCAAGATACTTTGTTTGAGGTGCCGCCCGGGGCTGGTGACAAATCAGATTCGGATGGGTTTGTGGATAGTGAAGAAGAAGCCTTCGAAGGTGATGACATGTCCGAGGATGGTCTAGGCCTTGGTCCTACGCCTCAAGAGCAAGAAACCGTACTTCTTAGTTCGAGTGAGGATGAAGCAAGAAAAGTGCAACGAAAGAGTGCCAAGAAGCGAAAAGGTCAAGCTCCTTCGAGGTTGAGGTCGGCGGTTTGGACCTTCTTTCATAAGGTAGAGGTGCCATCGAAAGAAGGTTTGATGGAGTTGAAGGCACAATGTAATTATTGTGACAATCAATATGCATATGTCCAAGGTGGAAGCACCTCATCCATGGGAAGACATATGGACACATGTAAGAATTACAAGGACAAGGTTAATAGGGATCTCATCCAAGCTACTCTATTTTTTAGAAAAACCAATGGAACAACAAGTGGTCCAGCTGTCCAATTCATTGAGTATGATAAGGACCTCATAAAGGAGGTCATGGCAAAGATGATTTGCGTCCATGAGTACTCATTTAGAATGGTTGAACATAAATGGTTCAACATTCTCATGAAGTGCTTGAATCCAAACTATCAACCCATTGGAAGGAAGGCAATAAAAGTTGAATGCATGAGGGTTTTCAAGAAAGAAAGGGAGTTGCTTCAAGTTTCACTAAAGGATGTGGACTTCATTAGTCTGACGACCGACTTGTGGACTAGCAACCAGACCATATCATATATGTGTGTGGTTGCACACTTTATAGATAAGGATTGGAAGATGCAAACACGTGTTCTTTCTTTCATAGATTTGGATCCTCCTCACTCCGGGCATGTGATTTCAGATGCTATCTATGAGTGTGTGACTGAATGGAAGATAGAGAAGAAAATGATATCCATCACACTAGACAATGCTTCAAACAATGATGTTGCGGTCAGAGGTTTGAAGGCAAAGTTTGCTGTTCGGAGAG GTACGGACTTTGAAGCCAAATATTTCCATGTTCGTTGTTGTGCACACATTATCAACTTGGTGGTGCAAGATGGGACAACCATCATGGCCCCTTTGATAGAGAATTTGAGAGAGACGGTTAAGTATTTCAAGAAGTCACCGAGTCGCCTCCACAAGTTTGTTGAGACTTGCAAAATATTGGGTGTTGAGGTTGGCAACCATTTGCATCTTGATTGTGTCACGCGGTGGAGTTCAACGTACCAGATGCTTGATACAGCCTGCCCATATAGGGAAGCCTTGTCCTCTTATGCAGCTTCAAATGCCAACTATCAATGGGAGCCGAAAAAAGAAGAATGGGACAAGTTTGAAGTTATTAAGCCATTGCTCCTCTCTTTATCTCGTGTGACAACTGCGTTTTCAGGGCAATTATATCCCACCTCCAACATATTCTACCCTCACATTGTCAGCATCAAGATTGCTTTGAGAAAAGCCATGGCTCATGATGATGAATGCTACAAGAAAATGGGTGATGCAATGATGGATAAATTTGACAAGTATTGGGATGAGCCGAACAATGTCATGGTGCTTGCTACCATCTTGGACCCAAGGTACAAGATGAGGTATGTTGAGTGGTGCTATCACCAAATGTATGATGTGGGGAAAGCAAATACTGAGAAGAATATTGTGCGCGGAGAGTTGGACACATTGTATGAGAAGTTTGTTGCGAAAAATAAGAAAGCTGAAGAAAGAGCTAGTGGATCATCAGCCAAGAAGAATTGCAACACAAGTACCTCGATGCCACTTATGGATTGTGAGTTTCAGTCCTTCTTATCAGCAACTTCATCAACACCATCAAAAAGTGAGCTTAGAAACTATCTAGATGACTTGAATGAGGCAATGGATCCTATGTTCAATCTTCTTGATTGGTGGAGGGTAAATGCACTAAGATACCCCGTATTGGCAATGATGGCAAAGAGGTTCTTGACTGTCCCGGCTACCTCCGTGTCTTCGGAATCAACTTTTAGCACGGGTGGAAGAGTTTTAG ATGACTACAGGAGTTCTCTGAAACCAGAAATGGTGGAAGCCTTGGTGTGCGGTGCTAGTTATATCAAAGGTTCTCACAAGGACTTCAATGTGGTG GAGAGAGATGAAGATGAGGAGGACGATGTTGAGAATATCAAGTTGCCCAAGATTGTTGATGTGGGGGATAACAACAATTG A
- the LOC125514004 gene encoding cysteine-rich receptor-like protein kinase 10, with translation MQHSSPFLLLLLLLAASPLLTAAETFYCFGGVHETNSTYGANLRRLAAVLPAETASSQGLRASGDVGYWPNRVRASARCEPPSVSSSSCAACVAGAFREAESACPYGRKVLVVAGNCTLRLGGKFSRSLGLGEGGFSAISSQEDGSTIYLYATGDNRWFRLLGPTTLIFQAIGFAWLFFMLLQEWRDKRRASMMHCSSLPSGDQ, from the exons ATGCAGCACTCGTCGCCCTTCCTcttgctcctcctcctccttgccgCCTCGCCTCTCCTCACCGCCGCAGAAACGTTCTACTGCTTCGGTGGAGTACACGAGACCAACAGCACCTACGGGGCCAACCTCCGCCGCCTGGCCGCCGTCCTGCCGGCCGAGACCGCCTCCTCCCAAGGCCTCCGGGCGTCCGGTGACGTGGGGTACTGGCCTAACCGGGTGCGAGCCTCCGCGCGCTGCGAGCCTCCTAGCGTCAGCTCCTCGTCCTGCGCCGCCTGCGTCGCCGGCGCCTTCCGGGAGGCGGAGAGCGCGTGCCCGTACGGCAGGAAGGTGCTCGTCGTGGCCGGCAACTGCACTCTCCGACTCGGTGGCAAATTTTCTAGATCTCTTGGCTTGGGCGAGGGTGGGTTCTCTGCCATCTCTTCTCAAGAAG ATGGAAGCACTATCTATTTATATGCCACAGGCGACAACAGATGGTTTCGCCTCTTGGGTCCGACGACACTGATATTTCAAGCAATTGGATTTGCATGGCTTTTCTTCATGCTTCTGCAAGAATGGCGTGATAAAAGAAGAGCCTCCATGAT GCATTGTAGCTCTCTTCCATCTGGAGATCAGTAG
- the LOC125516731 gene encoding cysteine-rich receptor-like protein kinase 10, translating into MHHPSPFLFLLLLLLAASPLVATAATFNCVSGVYKANSTYEANLRRLAAVLPAETAASQDLQASRGVGYWPNRPRASSRCYWGVSPSSCAACVAGAFREAERACPYGKKAVVFARNCTLSLADFPRALGFRTISWLDLLGPGLIFQAIGFAWLFFLLLQEWRDKRRASMMRCSSLPSGDQ; encoded by the exons ATGCATCACCCCTCgcccttcctcttcctcctcctcctcctcctcgccgcctcGCCTCTGGTCGCCACTGCGGCGACGTTCAACTGCGTCAGCGGGGTATACAAGGCCAACAGCACCTACGAGGCCAACCTCCGCCGCCTGGCCGCCGTGCTCCCGGCCGAGACCGCCGCCTCCCAAGACCTCCAGGCGTCCCGCGGCGTGGGGTACTGGCCCAACCGGCCGCGGGCCTCCTCGCGGTGCTACTGGGGCGTCAGCCCTTCGTCCTGCGCCGCCTGCGTTGCCGGCGCCTTCCGGGAGGCGGAGCGGGCGTGCCCGTACGGCAAGAAGGCGGTCGTCTTCGCCCGCAACTGCACGCTCAGTCTCGCCGATTTTCCTCGAGCTCTCGGCTTCC GCACCATCAGTTGGCTTGACCTCTTGGGTCCGGGACTCATATTTCAAGCAATTGGATTTGCATGGCTTTTCTTCCTGCTTCTGCAAGAATGGCGTGATAAAAGAAGAGCCTCTATGAT GCGTTGTAGCTCTCTTCCATCCGGAGATCAGTAG